From the genome of Chloroherpetonaceae bacterium:
GCAAAGAGAGAAGGTTATACTTGGAGACCAGCACGGCTGCGTCCCAACGCTCTTCGGTGGGTAAAATGCTAATCGGGTCTCGTTGCATAATGTCTTCCACTGTATCTTGGTCATCTGCCAAAAGCAAGTCACGCAGGCTGACAACGCCCACAAGACGCTTTTCGCCATCGTCGCGCTCGAGCACATAGACATCGTAAATTTCTCGCTTGCGCCCGAACTTTTGCTGCCGCAAAACCAGCTTTTTTGCCATCTCAACGGTCATATCGGCGAAGACTGCCGTAAATTCCGTTGTCATCATAGAGGCAACGCTGGTGAGCGGGTAGCGAAGAAAGTTTTGCAGCTCCAGCTGCATATCGGCAGGCAGTTGCGAGAAAAGTTTTTGATTTAGCTGCTCAGCTTTCTCGCCTTTGGCAAGGTGGAGTTGGCGAAAAAGATAGACGCGCTCATCAGTGCGCAAATTGCGAATGATTTCGACCGCGCGCTCATTCGGAAGAGCTAAAAACAAATCTGGCAGGTGCGGGAAAAGTCGGGTCGCAACAGTCTCTTGTGCCACATCAATAGGTAAATCGGTCAGCACCTTTGCCGCTTTCTCGAGCGGAAGCGCATTGAGGTATTCGGCAATATCCACAGGTTGTAATTCTGCCAGTTCCTCAATCGAGATATCATCGGCAAAGCTATCGACGGCGACTTCAGGTTGCTTAAGCTCGGTCATAGCACTTGGTTGAGACAAGTGACACAAAGCTGTAAATAGAGACGATGTTCAAACTACCAAATGTGCTGACAGAAACCTGCACGTAACTCAAACCAGCGGTTACACTGCAACGTTGTGCTGAAGGCGAGAAAGTGCCTTCCTCGGACTTCTATCCAGAGAGCAAGCCCGCTGCCCCCATGAAAGAGTTGGGTCAAAGGGCAAAATCAGAACAAGCATGCTCCGTAAGCCGTGCCCCGAATTTCCGTGCCGCACAGCTTTCATCATATCGTTAGAAGATGAAAACGCTACGGAGGCAAAATACACTGCTCAAAGCTCTACTCTTGCCTAAGATGCGCGCTGCCGCAAGTTAAGGATTTTTTCTGTAGCCTTTTAGCAACGAAAATAGCTGTATGCCAAAGCAGTATAAAATGTAGCAGCTAAAGGATGGTAGGAGGCATGCGAAGCAGCATTGCGCGTAGCATGACTATAAAAGCAAGCGAAAATTGAGACTGTGGGTGAAAGAGGAATCTTTGCGCCGTGATAGCAAAGACTCCTCACCCTTGTTGCAATGAAGACGCCGCTGCAAAACAATTAGACCAGATTCTTGCGGGCTTTGGTTTCCGCCAGATACCATGCTTGCTTTTGGTAAATCTGAACAATTTCTGTGAAGATGTCGGCTGTGCCGGGGTCATGATGGTTGGTGGCAAGCTCAATGTGCTGGTGCAGCGAATCAATGATGGTATCGGTATCCTCGTAGAGAATTTCTACCATTTCTTGGGGCGTGTAATTCAAGTTGGGAGATTCATCAATTTCAGCCGTTTCAAGGAACTCTTTCATCGTCGCAATCGGGTAGCCACCGATAGAGCGAGAGCGCTCAGCAAGGTCATCAATGATTTTGCTAAGTTGCCGATAGTGTTCATCGAAGAGCTCATGTAGCGTCTTGAAGAATGGACCTGAAACATACCAGTGGAATTTCTTGTATTTGACAGAGAGCACGAAGGCGTTAGCAAGCTGCAAGTTTAGAGCCGAAAGTACTTCGGTAGAAGTGTGCTTGATTTTGACTTCAATCGACATAGCAAGCTCCTTTCTGAAAGTTTAAGTTGGCAGCGAAAGTTAAGAAATTTCAAGAGCGATTTTGCCAAATTGTTTGGCGCTGTCTAAGTAACGCAGGGCAGTTTCTGCTTCGGCAAGAGGAAAGGTGCAGTCTACAATAGGGTGGATTTGATGCGTGGTGACAAAAGTGATCATTGAAGCAAAATCGGCTGGAGAACCCATTGTGGAGCCCAAAAGTGAGAGCTGTTTCCAAAAAATTTTTTGGAGCACAAGCTCTTTGACGGGGCCGCGTGTGGCGCCAACGAAAACAATACGTGCGCCCGGCGCAGCAAGGTCAATGAGCTTGGAGAAGCCCTCGCCACCTGCACTATCCAGAATAACATCAAAGCCAACTGATTTGAGAGGAGTGTCCCAGTCAGGAGTTTGGTAGTTTGCACCGCCTTTTGCGCCCATGGCTAATGCTCTGGACAGTTTGCGGTCGCTGCCTGATGTAACCCACACCTCAGCACCAATTGCGAGGGCAAATTGCAGCGCAAAAAGAGCGACGCCGCCGCCAATGCCCGTAATCAAGACCTTCTCGTTTGGCTGCAGTGCTGCACGCGAGAAGAGCGCACGATAGGCGGTCAGTCCTGCAAGCGGCAATGCTGCAGCCTCCTGCCAAGAAAGGTGGGCCGGCTTTTCACAGAGATTCTGGATAGGGATTTTGAGGAATTCGGCAAATGTGCCGTTATCAGGCAAGCCCAAGATGCGAAACGACTTTTGCTGCGCTTTTTCATTAGGGCCCCAATCCAAGCTGGGATTGATGATCACTTCTTTGCCGAGCCAAGCAGAATGGCGGCACTCAACCACAGTGCCTGCACCATCGGAGCCGAGAATAATCGGAAACTTTAAGCCAGCATACAGACCCTTTTGAATCCAAACATCACGATGATTGAGAGCCGCATAGCGCAGCGCTACCAATGCTTCACCGTCAGAGGGTGAGGGTTTTTCTACCTCCTGCAAGACTAACGGAGCGGAAACAGCAGTTAAGACAGCCGCTTTCATAACTCAGTGGTTACGCAGTGATTAAACAGTGCAGGCTTACCGAACAAACTCCTTTTCTTCTTGCTTAACCACCAAGATAGGTAATTTGGCGCGTCGCATCACAGCTTCAGTGACGCTGCCGAGCAGCAGGCGCGATAAACCGCTACGCCCATGGGAGCCCATAATCAGCAAATCCACGTCTTCTTCCTCAGCAACTCGGATAATGGTATCAGGAGCAAGACCAATTTTAACAAGTTGCCTCACCGTGAGGGTGCTGGGGCATTCTTTTTGAACCAGCATACTGAGCTCCTCTTTGGCATTGCGCTCTAATTCTACTTCGGACACATATGGGACGGTCTCTGCGGTCATTGTAACGGGCTCAACCACATGGAGCAAAATAAGCTCTGCACCCATTGCACAGGCGAATTCCTTGCCGTAGAGAATAGCGTTGTGAGATACTTCAGAAAAGTCAATTGGGCAGAGGATTTTTTTGATGGCAATCATACTGCGTACTGTTTTGCGCTTGAGTTGCCTAAGCAGGCAAGGGAATATGCAACAAATTCCCCTCTCTGCAAAGAATCGAAGAGATGGCTAAAAATTGTTGCAAGGCGTTGAATCTCAAAGAGCTGTAAAGAAAAACCGACTTGTATTTGCTTTTTTCTTTTTTTTCACCCAAATTTGCGCAAGTCTTGCGCAGAAAGCGCACACACAAGTGCAGTACCTCAAATTCAGGAGTAGTAATAAGGGTTCAATAAGAATTGGCAGCTGATACGATCACTGCCCCCTATATCGTCTTGCCCTATTTCGTGTTCTCGTAGTTCAATTGTAGTTCAAGTTTATTGTATTTCACACAGACACCTGCAAAGTACAGAGGTGCTGGGTAACCGCATATCACGCAAAGCGGCTTTGTGATATGCACAAGGCAATGCGGCGACATTGCGTGGGCTTTACTCTATCGACAAATAGACATCTTTTCCAACAAAAACAAGGGAGGATAAATGACAATGAGAAAACTGCTGACAGCGATGCTTTGTACGCTCATCTTACTTTGTGCGCGCAGCTCTATTTTGCAAGCACAAGGGTTAGAGGGCTACGGAGGTGGATTCAAAATCTACCTTAGTAAAGACAGCACTACATTTGTTCGTCTGCTCTTTTGGAATCAAATCTGGATTCGCTGGATGCAGCAAAATCCAGGCACAAGCGTCAGCAACAACCCTGAGACTCGCGAAACCTTCGACATCGGCATTCGTCGCTCGCGTATGCTGGTGCATGGGCAACTGACCCCACGTATTCTGCTGTTCTGGATTATTGGTGTCAACAATCAAACTTTTAACTCAGGTGGTCTAGGCATTGCTTCAGGCTTCGACCCTACGTCTGATGGAAAGCGTCAGCAGGTCTTTGTTCACGATGCATGGTGCGAGTTTAAGTGGAGCCGTGAGCTCTTCATTGGCGCAGGGCTGCTGACTTGGAGCGGTCTGTCGCGCCAAACCAACTGGGCGACATTGAACTACAATATGCTCGATGCGTCAAACTTGGGGTGGATCAATCTTGATGCGACGGACCAGTTTGCTCGTATGTTTGGCATCTATGCGAAAGGTGAAATTGGACACTTCAACTACCGTGCCGTGCTAAGCAAACCCTTCACAATTCCAAATCCTGGACTTGCAACACCAATTGGCGGTACGACCAACCAACCAC
Proteins encoded in this window:
- the mgtE gene encoding magnesium transporter, which codes for MTELKQPEVAVDSFADDISIEELAELQPVDIAEYLNALPLEKAAKVLTDLPIDVAQETVATRLFPHLPDLFLALPNERAVEIIRNLRTDERVYLFRQLHLAKGEKAEQLNQKLFSQLPADMQLELQNFLRYPLTSVASMMTTEFTAVFADMTVEMAKKLVLRQQKFGRKREIYDVYVLERDDGEKRLVGVVSLRDLLLADDQDTVEDIMQRDPISILPTEERWDAAVLVSKYNLLSLPVVTHDNRMLGIVTVDDIIDVIVQEETQDYLKLGGVQTSATDKPYFETPIWTNVRKRLVWLLLLFVGGTLTANVLEGFKSEIEKVVVLTIFIPLLIGTGGNAGSQTVSTVIRSLTIGEIKPTDWFKVLFKELSTGLALGALLCLIACGFAIFRVGDWALALTVGLSVIAICTWANIIGALIPVTAERFGVDPTVLSAPLITTLVDATGLIIYFTIAKLILGL
- a CDS encoding DNA starvation/stationary phase protection protein, whose translation is MSIEVKIKHTSTEVLSALNLQLANAFVLSVKYKKFHWYVSGPFFKTLHELFDEHYRQLSKIIDDLAERSRSIGGYPIATMKEFLETAEIDESPNLNYTPQEMVEILYEDTDTIIDSLHQHIELATNHHDPGTADIFTEIVQIYQKQAWYLAETKARKNLV
- a CDS encoding zinc-binding dehydrogenase is translated as MKAAVLTAVSAPLVLQEVEKPSPSDGEALVALRYAALNHRDVWIQKGLYAGLKFPIILGSDGAGTVVECRHSAWLGKEVIINPSLDWGPNEKAQQKSFRILGLPDNGTFAEFLKIPIQNLCEKPAHLSWQEAAALPLAGLTAYRALFSRAALQPNEKVLITGIGGGVALFALQFALAIGAEVWVTSGSDRKLSRALAMGAKGGANYQTPDWDTPLKSVGFDVILDSAGGEGFSKLIDLAAPGARIVFVGATRGPVKELVLQKIFWKQLSLLGSTMGSPADFASMITFVTTHQIHPIVDCTFPLAEAETALRYLDSAKQFGKIALEIS
- a CDS encoding universal stress protein produces the protein MIAIKKILCPIDFSEVSHNAILYGKEFACAMGAELILLHVVEPVTMTAETVPYVSEVELERNAKEELSMLVQKECPSTLTVRQLVKIGLAPDTIIRVAEEEDVDLLIMGSHGRSGLSRLLLGSVTEAVMRRAKLPILVVKQEEKEFVR